Proteins encoded by one window of Candidatus Neomarinimicrobiota bacterium:
- a CDS encoding tetratricopeptide repeat protein, which produces MKNKIFIIIVFGSLILYGCYSGLLVNGGRAEKKTMKSYYASYNPEAMNHFMNGMFYYYNGNFPMAVIEFLDALEADSSSPTMYLALARTYFNMGKVENGIRYVKRVIRIDPENIEANEIMGKFYELSGDLNRAEKYYKKLVSLQPDDIHSLYLLGNVYLNKRDLRKALSIFERIISIDSTQMEALEKVAQLTFIDSMFDKSLQYFTQLSRLDPANSRYKQAIADILFFKKDYDSSIAVYKTMIDEDPEDIKLKMKFAEILANVDDDSYKEYFINYMNRLLKEHGDRKELYLIYSSYLRRNKKFQECIAILDSALSKFPNGVELYIEKGIVYRNLKNYQAEEAVYLKAMQIDSNNIALRHQLAIVWDQLKKYTKSDSLYEIILTENPNDHLALNNYAYSLAVRSAKLDKAYKMVERALQLNPGNPSYLDTKGWILYQEGRYKDALKYILQAYNKAKDNVEVLEHLGDLYIKLNKKKKAFEYYKKALTIDPEYEGVRKKLQQFD; this is translated from the coding sequence GTGAAAAATAAAATATTTATTATAATAGTGTTTGGATCGCTGATCCTTTATGGATGTTATAGTGGATTATTAGTTAATGGTGGAAGAGCAGAAAAGAAAACTATGAAATCTTATTATGCATCATACAACCCCGAGGCAATGAATCATTTTATGAATGGTATGTTTTACTATTATAATGGGAATTTTCCAATGGCCGTTATAGAATTTCTTGATGCTCTTGAGGCAGATTCATCATCTCCTACTATGTATCTTGCTCTGGCTAGAACTTATTTTAATATGGGAAAGGTAGAGAATGGAATAAGGTATGTGAAGAGAGTAATTAGGATTGATCCAGAAAATATTGAAGCGAATGAAATAATGGGAAAATTTTATGAACTTAGCGGAGATTTAAATAGAGCTGAAAAATATTACAAGAAGTTAGTTTCCTTGCAGCCCGATGATATCCATTCCTTATATCTTCTGGGGAATGTCTATTTGAATAAAAGGGATTTAAGGAAAGCTCTTTCTATATTTGAAAGGATTATTAGTATCGATTCAACGCAAATGGAAGCCTTAGAGAAAGTGGCACAGCTTACCTTTATAGATAGTATGTTCGATAAGTCTTTGCAATATTTTACGCAGTTATCAAGGCTTGATCCTGCAAATAGCAGATATAAACAAGCTATTGCAGATATTTTATTTTTCAAAAAAGATTATGATAGTTCAATTGCAGTTTACAAGACAATGATTGATGAGGATCCTGAGGATATTAAGTTAAAGATGAAATTTGCAGAGATACTTGCTAATGTGGATGATGACAGCTATAAAGAATATTTTATTAATTATATGAACCGACTATTGAAGGAGCATGGTGATAGAAAAGAGTTATATCTTATTTATTCATCTTATCTGAGAAGAAATAAAAAATTTCAAGAGTGTATAGCTATCCTTGATTCTGCACTTAGTAAATTCCCTAATGGTGTGGAGCTTTATATAGAAAAAGGAATTGTATATAGAAATTTAAAGAATTACCAGGCGGAAGAGGCAGTTTATTTAAAAGCTATGCAGATTGATAGTAACAATATTGCCTTAAGACATCAGTTAGCTATAGTCTGGGATCAGCTAAAGAAATATACAAAAAGTGATAGCTTATATGAGATAATATTGACTGAGAATCCCAACGATCATCTCGCCTTGAATAATTATGCTTATAGTCTTGCAGTCCGTAGTGCGAAGTTGGATAAAGCTTATAAAATGGTAGAAAGGGCATTACAGCTAAATCCAGGGAATCCGTCATATCTTGATACCAAGGGATGGATATTATATCAGGAAGGAAGGTATAAAGACGCTTTAAAATATATTCTACAGGCATATAATAAAGCGAAAGATAATGTTGAGGTGCTTGAACATCTCGGTGATTTATATATAAAGCTAAACAAAAAGAAAAAAGCTTTTGAATATTATAAGAAGGCTTTAACAATCGATCCTGAATATGAAGGTGTTAGGAAGAAACTTCAACAATTCGATTAA
- a CDS encoding glycosyltransferase family 2 protein has protein sequence MVDSENKLLSIVIPVYNEVGSLKELYEKISKVFENSKYEIEIIFVDDGSTDGSCDIEEEIAEKDSRVKVIQLNKNYGKAVALTAGFQTATGDYIATIDADLQDDPAEIPKMLEMLEKDGYDLISGWKKKRRDPITKVIPSKIFNAATSLMTGVRIHDFNCGLKVYRKEVASKLSIYGGLYRYIPAMVHLMGYKVGEKEVLHHPRKYGKSKYGSKRFYHGFWDLVTVLFLSKYLRRPLHLFGLPGILSFLAGFGILVYLAVGWFRGIWIGNRPIFFLGILLMIVGLQFISIGLLAEMIAHGHKKDEYIIKKKIG, from the coding sequence ATGGTTGATAGTGAAAATAAACTTTTATCAATTGTGATACCAGTTTATAATGAGGTGGGATCTTTAAAAGAATTATATGAGAAGATAAGTAAAGTATTTGAAAATAGTAAATATGAGATAGAGATAATATTTGTTGATGATGGTAGCACGGATGGTTCGTGTGATATTGAGGAAGAGATTGCAGAAAAAGACTCAAGAGTTAAAGTAATCCAGTTAAATAAAAACTATGGTAAGGCAGTGGCATTAACAGCTGGGTTTCAAACTGCTACTGGTGATTACATAGCTACAATAGATGCTGATTTACAGGATGATCCAGCAGAAATACCGAAGATGCTGGAAATGCTTGAAAAAGATGGATATGATCTTATATCAGGATGGAAAAAGAAGCGGAGAGATCCTATAACAAAGGTAATCCCCTCGAAAATTTTTAATGCTGCTACTTCGTTAATGACTGGTGTTAGAATACATGATTTTAATTGTGGCTTAAAAGTGTATCGGAAAGAAGTGGCAAGTAAGTTAAGTATATATGGAGGACTTTACAGATATATCCCTGCTATGGTTCATCTGATGGGCTATAAAGTTGGTGAAAAAGAAGTACTACACCATCCGAGAAAATATGGAAAATCAAAATATGGTAGTAAAAGGTTTTATCATGGCTTCTGGGATCTGGTCACAGTATTATTCTTAAGTAAGTATTTGAGGAGACCTTTACATCTTTTTGGTTTGCCTGGAATATTAAGCTTTTTAGCTGGATTTGGAATATTAGTTTATTTAGCAGTTGGTTGGTTTCGAGGCATATGGATTGGCAATAGACCTATATTCTTTTTGGGAATTCTTTTGATGATAGTCGGATTACAATTCATTTCAATCGGCTTACTGGCTGAAATGATAGCTCATGGTCATAAGAAAGACGAATATATTATCAAGAAAAAAATTGGATGA
- a CDS encoding glycosyltransferase has protein sequence MKIISVGPYYPFRGGISTFNGLLCYHLRKKGYEVIPISFKRLYPGIFFPGKTQFEENISPARNVSIRIIDSLNPVSWYKAGKLIATMKPDLVIFHHWHSFFAPIYSRISSFLKRKTDCKLLVICHNIFPHEPNFFDKLFLKRFFNKLDGFILLTGKLLEQLNLLVDDPLYRISPHPLYNHFPDALDRQIARYRLGIKEERVILYFGLVREYKGIDYLIKSVDKICSVFPVRVLIVGEFYIDKNDFLKILENVENKHLVTIVDRYVSDEEVSLYFSATDLIVLPYREATQSGVIKIAYHYDKPVVVTDVGGLREDVIDGKTGFVVPPMDVTKLSEAIIKFFNENYMNVFSNNIKRFKRKYSWNGLVSTILDLYSELR, from the coding sequence ATGAAAATTATTTCAGTAGGTCCTTATTATCCTTTTAGAGGGGGCATTTCAACATTTAATGGCCTGCTTTGTTATCATCTTCGAAAAAAAGGGTATGAGGTTATCCCAATAAGCTTTAAGCGTTTATATCCTGGTATTTTTTTCCCTGGTAAGACTCAATTTGAAGAAAATATATCTCCGGCACGAAATGTTTCAATACGAATTATAGATTCGTTGAATCCAGTTTCATGGTATAAAGCCGGAAAATTAATAGCCACTATGAAGCCAGATCTTGTTATATTCCACCACTGGCATTCGTTTTTTGCACCAATATACTCAAGGATTAGTTCATTTTTAAAGAGGAAGACAGACTGTAAACTTTTAGTAATATGCCATAATATTTTTCCCCATGAACCGAATTTTTTTGATAAGTTATTTTTAAAAAGATTTTTCAATAAACTTGATGGTTTTATTCTTCTCACTGGGAAATTGCTCGAGCAACTGAACTTATTGGTTGATGATCCCTTATATCGAATATCGCCTCATCCTTTATATAATCATTTCCCAGATGCACTGGATAGGCAAATTGCTCGGTATAGGCTTGGTATAAAAGAGGAAAGAGTCATTTTGTATTTTGGATTGGTAAGAGAGTATAAAGGCATCGATTATCTGATAAAAAGTGTTGATAAGATATGCTCCGTGTTTCCAGTAAGAGTTTTAATTGTTGGAGAATTTTATATAGATAAAAATGACTTTCTAAAGATACTTGAAAACGTAGAAAATAAGCATTTAGTAACCATTGTTGACAGATATGTGAGTGATGAAGAGGTAAGTCTTTATTTTTCTGCTACTGACCTAATAGTATTGCCATATAGAGAAGCAACACAGAGTGGTGTGATTAAGATTGCTTATCATTATGATAAACCAGTGGTTGTGACTGATGTTGGTGGTCTAAGGGAGGATGTAATAGATGGAAAAACAGGATTTGTGGTCCCTCCGATGGATGTGACAAAGTTATCTGAGGCAATAATAAAGTTTTTTAATGAAAATTATATGAATGTTTTTAGCAATAATATAAAAAGGTTTAAAAGAAAATATAGTTGGAATGGATTGGTCTCCACGATATTGGATTTGTATAGTGAATTGAGATGA
- a CDS encoding glycosyltransferase family 2 protein, protein MKVAIIVLNWNQPETTHECVDSLRNIEYRDHVIIVVDNGSDIEKYNRLLSLIKENESIKIVRSGKNLLYAGGNNFGYEYAKRFDPDYVLFLNNDTIVDRQFLRRLVDFMDKHNDVGVVSPKIYYSEKPDTIWHAGGYVNFLTGKIAHYGLREKDDSRWNVAREVDYVSGCALFIRRQVFDRIGGFDESFGIYTEDVDLCFRVKKMGYKVVYVSDSIIWHKLSISSGGNVSFFKIWNKFKSNIKFFLRHCPYYMLPITITMYLVTSVVALLILKLGFKPER, encoded by the coding sequence ATGAAGGTAGCAATTATAGTTTTGAACTGGAATCAACCAGAAACTACTCATGAATGTGTGGATAGTCTACGAAATATTGAGTATAGAGACCATGTGATTATTGTTGTGGATAATGGAAGTGATATTGAAAAGTATAATAGATTGTTAAGTCTTATTAAAGAAAATGAAAGCATTAAGATAGTACGAAGTGGAAAAAATTTATTGTATGCAGGTGGGAATAATTTTGGTTATGAATATGCTAAAAGGTTTGATCCTGATTATGTACTTTTTCTGAATAATGATACTATAGTTGATAGACAATTTTTAAGAAGGCTTGTAGATTTTATGGATAAGCACAATGATGTTGGTGTGGTTAGTCCGAAAATTTATTACAGTGAAAAACCTGATACGATCTGGCATGCAGGTGGATATGTGAATTTTTTGACAGGGAAAATTGCACATTATGGACTAAGGGAGAAGGATGACAGTAGGTGGAATGTAGCTCGTGAAGTAGACTATGTTAGTGGATGTGCCCTTTTTATAAGAAGACAAGTTTTCGATAGAATTGGTGGCTTTGATGAAAGTTTTGGTATTTATACAGAAGATGTGGATTTATGCTTTAGAGTAAAAAAGATGGGATATAAAGTTGTTTATGTGTCAGATTCTATAATATGGCATAAGCTTTCTATATCCTCTGGAGGAAATGTTTCTTTTTTTAAAATATGGAATAAATTCAAGAGTAATATAAAATTTTTTCTAAGGCATTGTCCTTACTATATGTTGCCCATCACTATTACAATGTATTTGGTAACATCTGTAGTAGCTTTATTAATTTTAAAGTTAGGATTCAAGCCAGAAAGATAA
- a CDS encoding sulfotransferase — MNIHDLILPNFFIVGAAKAGTTSIYNYLKSHPDVYMSPVKEPNFFSKDIESRKFRKDYKREPLIIKNEDNIPNKHVAFIKDFNSYKALFKNAKGFKAIGEASTSYLYSEVAAIEIKKHIPYAKIIISLRNPIDRAFSHFLMNLKDGLTTYNDFLKEVFYDYESIKDRSWGVAHLYLDLGLYHKQVKRYLDNFPLEQVKIILFDDIINDLQNVILELFAFLNLKTNTDIITNVYNKSEIPSPLFQKVVRILNRYGIREKFIRKLPEKLKQNILKLIPKTKENPTIDINARRALTDFYREDIVKLSDLIGRDLSFWLES, encoded by the coding sequence ATGAATATTCATGATCTCATCCTACCTAACTTCTTCATAGTTGGAGCTGCAAAAGCAGGAACTACCTCTATATACAACTATCTAAAATCACACCCTGACGTATATATGTCTCCAGTAAAAGAGCCAAACTTCTTTAGTAAAGATATCGAATCAAGAAAATTCCGAAAGGATTATAAAAGAGAACCACTAATAATAAAAAACGAGGATAACATTCCAAATAAACATGTCGCTTTTATAAAAGATTTTAATTCATACAAAGCCCTATTTAAAAATGCAAAAGGCTTCAAAGCTATTGGTGAAGCAAGTACTAGTTACTTATACTCAGAAGTAGCTGCCATTGAAATAAAAAAGCACATACCATATGCAAAAATTATAATTTCACTGCGGAACCCTATAGATAGAGCTTTTTCGCATTTTCTAATGAACTTGAAAGACGGTCTCACGACCTATAATGACTTTTTAAAAGAGGTTTTTTATGACTATGAATCTATAAAAGATAGGTCTTGGGGAGTAGCTCATTTATATCTTGATTTAGGTCTATATCATAAACAAGTAAAAAGATATCTGGATAACTTTCCTTTGGAACAGGTCAAAATAATCCTATTTGACGACATCATTAATGACTTGCAAAACGTTATTCTTGAACTATTTGCTTTTCTGAATTTAAAAACTAATACTGACATAATCACAAATGTTTATAACAAATCTGAAATACCATCCCCACTATTCCAAAAAGTCGTTAGAATTCTAAATAGATACGGGATCAGAGAAAAATTCATAAGAAAACTTCCTGAGAAATTAAAGCAAAACATCTTAAAATTAATTCCCAAAACTAAAGAAAATCCCACCATAGATATTAATGCTAGAAGGGCACTAACCGACTTTTATAGAGAAGACATAGTAAAATTGTCTGATTTAATAGGAAGGGACTTATCTTTCTGGCTTGAATCCTAA
- a CDS encoding 2-C-methyl-D-erythritol 4-phosphate cytidylyltransferase has protein sequence MYCIYLAVGLGVRMRKKIPKQFLRVYGKPIMIYALEASLYWN, from the coding sequence ATGTACTGTATCTATTTAGCAGTTGGACTTGGCGTTAGAATGAGGAAAAAAATTCCGAAACAATTTTTAAGAGTATACGGTAAGCCAATTATGATATATGCATTAGAAGCAAGTTTGTATTGGAATTAA
- a CDS encoding glycosyltransferase — MGNYKRKMVWFSEIRWDFMMTRKQQILKRFPKYWKILFIEPVVLDKKPHFIPKRENNIYIVTIPYLRGSNKKLLSKFIYNRIVSVFIKIFGEFTALFWIYILGFSGRDRVVALSSIHWGDFASRLKAKVKFYDCNDDHLKFAENCPWAQKFLKKYLSTCNFMTYVSEELNEKIQRVFRIKSYLVSNGVDFEHFSKRREPPEQIRNFKKPIIGYAGTIDYIDYSLLQDLSRVYENCSIILIGPEIRGSFLKNYIIERKLKNVHYLGRVDYHLLPCYTQSFDVAVIPFKKDEISKSLNPNKLYEYLAAGLKVVTMDFSKRIRELKGIIYVAKTKDEFVRLVGKAIKAELPPKSLEIAKKNDWREISERLCQIIEEHLNRYDNKEYS; from the coding sequence ATGGGAAATTATAAAAGGAAAATGGTCTGGTTTTCCGAAATTAGGTGGGATTTTATGATGACACGGAAACAGCAGATATTGAAACGATTTCCAAAATATTGGAAAATATTATTTATTGAACCTGTAGTATTAGATAAAAAACCTCATTTCATACCTAAAAGGGAAAACAATATATACATCGTAACGATTCCCTATTTGAGAGGTAGCAATAAAAAATTATTAAGCAAATTTATATATAATAGAATAGTGAGTGTGTTTATTAAAATTTTTGGTGAATTTACAGCGCTTTTTTGGATCTATATTTTAGGATTTTCTGGGAGAGATAGAGTTGTAGCACTTAGTAGCATTCATTGGGGCGATTTTGCTTCCAGATTAAAAGCAAAAGTAAAATTTTATGATTGTAATGATGATCATTTGAAATTTGCGGAAAATTGTCCGTGGGCGCAGAAATTTCTAAAAAAATATTTATCGACGTGCAATTTTATGACTTATGTTAGTGAAGAATTGAATGAAAAGATTCAAAGAGTATTTAGAATAAAATCCTATCTTGTAAGTAATGGTGTGGATTTTGAACATTTTAGTAAAAGAAGAGAGCCTCCTGAACAGATCAGAAATTTTAAAAAGCCAATAATTGGATATGCTGGTACTATAGACTATATTGATTATTCTTTACTTCAAGATCTATCACGTGTTTATGAGAATTGCAGTATTATATTAATAGGTCCAGAAATAAGGGGTAGTTTTTTGAAGAATTACATCATAGAGAGAAAGCTGAAGAATGTTCATTACTTGGGTAGAGTTGATTATCATTTATTACCTTGTTATACTCAATCATTTGATGTTGCTGTAATTCCGTTTAAAAAAGATGAAATTTCCAAATCACTGAATCCAAACAAGCTTTATGAATATTTAGCGGCAGGGTTAAAGGTAGTTACGATGGATTTTTCAAAGAGGATTAGGGAACTAAAGGGTATAATCTATGTTGCAAAGACAAAGGATGAATTCGTAAGATTAGTGGGTAAAGCAATTAAAGCTGAACTGCCTCCAAAATCGCTGGAGATTGCAAAGAAGAATGACTGGAGAGAAATTTCTGAAAGACTTTGTCAAATTATAGAGGAACATTTAAATCGTTATGATAATAAAGAATATTCTTAA
- a CDS encoding oligosaccharide flippase family protein, with protein sequence MIIKNILKKGTFASNVAILSSGSVLGQLIVFLISPVLTRVFQAEAFANLAVVVSIYSIIGSIVTLRYEMAIPLVKDERDCNALIVLNFLLALALISIISIIFFLFKEPISLILKLRMNKYIIYILPLSIFFEALRNIFRFVYIRSENYKALSLSAVIRSSSISTFQLFFGFVIAMKKLGLIFGHIIGQMFELLWLVFKYFKKGWAEFLKNISFSRMLYNAKKYKNFPIYSSWNILLNKLSLNLPVLLLVTFYPKELVGLYALSIRVLNTPFNILGNSIGQVYYQQISKYLRNNIKITKFVITTSLKLFIIVLFPLLVIKFWGEEIFMFVFGNEWSESGKVASLLVPLYLTRLTVSPISSIFAATNKQYVSLIWQFIYLAGIFMCLYLPRGSIQFFEMVNIFSLVVTLLYIILFLFVIIVVKLADRKITRDGTI encoded by the coding sequence ATGATAATAAAGAATATTCTTAAAAAAGGTACTTTTGCATCCAATGTAGCAATACTATCTTCAGGCAGCGTTTTAGGACAGCTGATTGTTTTTTTGATATCACCTGTTTTAACCCGGGTTTTTCAAGCAGAGGCATTTGCTAATCTTGCTGTAGTCGTATCTATATACTCTATTATTGGTTCAATTGTTACTCTAAGGTATGAAATGGCTATTCCATTAGTTAAAGATGAAAGGGATTGTAATGCGCTAATAGTTCTAAATTTTTTACTGGCATTAGCATTAATTTCAATAATATCAATAATTTTCTTTTTGTTTAAGGAACCTATTTCACTTATTTTAAAATTGAGAATGAATAAATACATAATTTATATTTTACCTCTGTCTATTTTTTTTGAGGCTTTAAGAAATATTTTTAGGTTTGTTTATATTAGAAGTGAAAACTATAAGGCTCTTTCTTTGAGTGCCGTAATAAGAAGTTCCAGCATATCGACATTTCAACTATTTTTTGGATTTGTTATAGCAATGAAAAAATTAGGATTAATATTCGGACATATTATAGGACAAATGTTTGAATTATTGTGGCTTGTGTTTAAATATTTTAAAAAAGGATGGGCAGAGTTTTTAAAGAATATAAGCTTTTCACGAATGTTATATAATGCAAAGAAATATAAAAATTTCCCAATATACTCCAGCTGGAATATATTATTGAATAAATTGAGTTTAAATTTGCCAGTATTATTACTTGTGACTTTTTATCCAAAAGAACTAGTCGGTTTATATGCCTTAAGCATTCGAGTTCTAAATACTCCTTTTAACATATTGGGAAATTCAATTGGGCAGGTTTATTATCAGCAGATTTCGAAGTATTTGCGAAATAATATTAAGATAACAAAATTTGTTATAACTACGTCTTTGAAACTTTTTATAATAGTACTTTTTCCATTATTAGTCATTAAATTTTGGGGAGAAGAAATATTCATGTTCGTTTTTGGTAACGAGTGGTCAGAAAGTGGAAAAGTTGCTTCACTATTGGTTCCACTATATTTGACAAGATTGACAGTTTCACCAATTAGTTCTATTTTTGCAGCGACAAATAAACAATATGTATCTTTAATATGGCAGTTTATTTACTTAGCAGGAATTTTTATGTGCTTATATTTACCACGGGGTTCCATCCAGTTCTTTGAAATGGTTAATATTTTCTCGCTGGTTGTTACTCTTCTATATATCATATTATTTTTATTTGTCATTATTGTTGTAAAATTAGCTGATAGAAAGATTACAAGAGATGGGACTATTTAA
- a CDS encoding sulfotransferase, with protein MGLFKKAINNVLEPVEYFLYVANRGRKFYPPIFIIGAPRSSSTLFYQSVIYSFDVCYISNFMSNFYKVPITGWILQKLLFTVERSEDFKSYYGRTRGPLGPSEAADFWYQWFPKGMNVYVEKDQIGLRKVKSIRNRISLISRISGKPVVFKNLYNSMRIKPLYEAFNQAIFVVCKRNPVYIIQSILLSRISQTGGINKWWSVPPKGVEKIIKMDPIKQVAMQVYLIYRQIEEDLKSIGTERIYYVEYEYLCEKPFVVLNNFKKKLKAFGVNLKQKRNPPDKFQNSNRIRVDDDMFSRIVKEVNLLWKN; from the coding sequence ATGGGACTATTTAAGAAAGCGATAAATAATGTATTAGAACCTGTTGAATATTTTTTATACGTAGCCAATAGAGGGCGAAAATTTTATCCTCCAATATTTATAATTGGTGCTCCAAGATCATCTTCAACTCTCTTCTATCAATCTGTTATTTATAGTTTCGACGTGTGTTACATATCTAATTTTATGAGCAATTTTTATAAAGTCCCTATTACAGGTTGGATACTTCAGAAGTTATTGTTCACGGTAGAAAGATCGGAGGATTTTAAATCTTATTATGGAAGAACAAGAGGTCCACTTGGTCCAAGCGAGGCAGCGGATTTCTGGTATCAATGGTTTCCAAAAGGGATGAATGTTTATGTAGAAAAAGATCAAATTGGATTAAGAAAAGTGAAGAGTATTAGAAATAGAATTTCTTTAATTTCAAGAATTTCTGGGAAACCGGTTGTTTTTAAAAATTTGTATAATAGTATGAGAATAAAGCCTTTATATGAAGCATTTAACCAAGCCATTTTTGTAGTTTGTAAAAGAAATCCAGTTTATATAATTCAATCAATACTGCTTTCACGTATAAGCCAAACAGGTGGAATAAATAAATGGTGGTCTGTACCGCCTAAGGGTGTTGAAAAAATTATCAAGATGGATCCTATTAAACAGGTTGCTATGCAGGTTTATCTAATATATAGGCAAATCGAAGAGGACCTAAAAAGTATAGGGACTGAAAGAATATATTATGTTGAATATGAGTATCTATGTGAAAAACCTTTTGTGGTATTAAACAATTTTAAAAAGAAATTGAAAGCATTTGGAGTTAATTTAAAGCAGAAAAGAAATCCTCCTGATAAATTTCAAAATTCAAATAGAATAAGAGTTGATGATGATATGTTCAGCAGAATAGTAAAAGAAGTGAACTTACTATGGAAGAATTAG